A stretch of Girardinichthys multiradiatus isolate DD_20200921_A chromosome 20, DD_fGirMul_XY1, whole genome shotgun sequence DNA encodes these proteins:
- the abhd14a gene encoding protein ABHD14A: MNFLRNRLVVLGLVLLGTLVLYLLLPSIRQDTMGPSIEAQRTGLVAVAAPPGSPALNVSVRTGQLPGDPPLFFREALPVDRDGQQILPKLQMVLLHGQAFTSKTWEELGTMAVLAANGYQALAMDLPGYGKSPDSEALKTEQNRVDLLSRFMESLGVRAAVLLSPSMSGHYSIPFLMKNSAQLRGFVPIAPVGTRSYSAQQYKKIPTLTLIVFGALDTNLGAQSHKNLIQLPNHEVLKLEGARHACYMDKPHEFHQGLIKFLDKLKKDI; the protein is encoded by the exons ATGAATTTCCTGCGTAATCGTCTGGTTGTGCTGGGCCTGGTGTTGTTGGGCACATTGGTGCTGTACCTGCTGCTGCCATCCATTCGCCAGGACACAATGGGGCCATCCATCGAAGCTCAAAGAACTGGGCTGGTGGCAGTTGCTGCTCCCCCTGGATCCCCGGCCCTCAATGTGTCCGTTCGCACAGgacagcttcctggagaccccCCACTATTCTTCCGAGAAGCTTTACCTGTTGATCGAGACGGCCAGCAGATACTGCCAAA GCTGCAGATGGTCCTGCTGCATGGCCAAGCCTTTACCTCCAAAACCTGGGAAGAACTGGGAACCATGGCTGTGCTGGCAGCTAACGGATATCAGGCTTTAGCTATGGACCTGCCAG GTTATGGGAAATCGCCAGACTCAGAGGCTCTAAAGACGGAGCAGAATCGGGTGGACCTCCTCTCGCGGTtcatggagtccctgggagtcAGGGCTGCTGTGCTTCTGAGTCCCTCGATGAGCGGACATTACTCCATCCCTTTCCTCATGAAGAACAGCGCACAGCTACGCGGCTTTGTTCCTATAGCACCAGTTGGTACCCGGAGCTACTCTGCACAGCAATACAAAAAAATCCCG ACTCTCACTCTGATTGTTTTTGGTGCCCTGGACACGAATCTGGGTGCCCAGTCTCACAAGAACCTCATCCAGCTTCCCAATCACGAGGTCCTGAAATTAGAAGGAGCTCGGCATGCTTGTTACATGGACAAACCCCATGAATTCCATCAAGGTTTGATCAAATTCCTTGACAAACTCAAGAAAGATATATAG